Proteins from a single region of Macrobrachium nipponense isolate FS-2020 chromosome 11, ASM1510439v2, whole genome shotgun sequence:
- the LOC135205690 gene encoding techylectin-5B-like, with product MCDGYMSHKKSMKGKQTTWVYNDVLGEQPTSMIRSPAKALESAALVLIFSSSFNSWKMFMTQWKTALVGTLVLILNFEKVSAFPKSQILWFDVGPQIRNCRDVQRQGNTTSGIYLIFPYKCCPDVPLQVFCDMETDGGGWTVIQRRDDIEPRENFYRTWMEYSLGFGNLKGEFWLGNDNIHALTDQTLNEIRFDLADFKDNKRWANYKFFYVHDRSSSYKLEVVEYSGDTGDSFTVHSGMKFSAKDIDNDIHPSDSCSVM from the exons ATGTGTGACGGGTACATGAGTCATAAAAAATCCATGAAAGGGAAACAAACAACTTGGGTATATAACGATGTTTTGGGTGAACAGCCCACCAGTATGATTCGGTCACCGGCTAAGGCTCTGGAGTCTGCAGCGTTGGTGTTGATATTCTCAAGTTCATTCAACTCTTGGAA GATGTTTATGACGCAATGGAAAACTGCCTTAGTAGGGACATTGGTATTAATCTTGAATTTCGAGAAGGTTTCTGCTTTCCCAAAATCTCAGATTCTATGGTTTGACGTCGGACCACAAATTCGTAACTGCCGAGATGTACAAAGGCAAGGCAACACCACTAGTGGAATCTACTTGATTTTCCCCTACAAATGTTGTCCTGATGTCCCTCTTCAG GTCTTCTGTGACATGGAGACAGATGGCGGTGGATGGACTGTCATTCAACGTCGGGATGACATTGAACCCAGAGAGAACTTCTATCGTACCTGGATGGAATATTCCCTTGGCTTTGGTAACCTGAAGGGAGAATTCTGGTTAGGAAATGACAACATCCACGCCTTAACGGATCAGACACTGAATGAAATAAGATTCGATTTAGCTGACTTTAAGGACAATAAACGATGGGCCAATTACAAGTTTTTCTACGTCCACGACCGAAGTTCATCTTATAAACTGGAGGTTGTGGAATATAGCGGAGATACTGGTGATTCCTTTACAGTCCACAGTGGAATGAAGTTTTCGGCCAAAGACATCGATAACGATATACATCCTTCAGATAGCTGTTCAGTTATGTAA